The DNA window ATCGACCAGGTGCCGAGCGCGGTCAGCGCCATCAAGATCGACGGCCAGCGTGCCTACAAGCGGGTACGCGAGGGGGAGAGCGTCGAGCTGCCCGCGCGCCGGGTCACCGTGAGTCGCCTCGACGTGCTGGCGATCCGCCGGGACACCCCCGACGTGGTCGACGTGGACATCGACGTGACCTGCTCCTCCGGGACGTACATCCGGGCCCTGGCCCGGGACGCGGGCCTGGCGCTCGGGGTCGGCGGGCACCTGACGGCGCTGCGCCGCACGGCCGTGGGCAACTTCACCCGCGCCGAGGCGGCGACCCTCGACGAACTGGAGCAGCGCGCGCCGGAGGTGGTCAACCTGCCGCTGGACGCCGCGGCGGGACGGTTCTTCCCGCGCCGGGACGCCAGCCCGGACGAGGCGAGGGTGCTGTCCCACGGCGGCCCGCTCGACCCGGCCGGCATCGCCGGGCCGTACGCGGTCTTCGGGCCCGGCGGCGGCCTGATCGCTATCGTCAGCGAGCGTGCCGGGCGGGCCCGGGCCGAGATCGTGCTCGCCCCGGCCTGACGGCGGGCGGGGCCGCGCGCCGGACCGCCCGGCGGTGGTAGCAGGGGAGGGAGCGTCTCATGCAGCGGTGGCGGGGGTACGAGGCGGCGCCCGGCGGCTGGGGCCGTTCGGTCGTCACCATCGGTGTCTTCGACGGGGTGCACCGGGGGCACCAGGCGACCATCGGGCACGCCGTGGCCCGGGCCCGGGAGCTGGGTGTGCGGTCGGTCGTGGTGACCTTCGACCCGCACCCGGCCGAGGTCGTCCGTCCGGGCTCGCACCCGGCGGTGCTCACGGAGCCGGCCCGCAAGGCGGAGCTGATCGAGGCGCTCGGCGTGGACGTGCTCTGCGTCGTGCCGTTCACCCCGGAGTTCTCCCGGCTGCCGGCCGAGGCGTTCGTGCACGACATCCTC is part of the Micromonospora olivasterospora genome and encodes:
- the truB gene encoding tRNA pseudouridine(55) synthase TruB, which gives rise to MSADGLIVVDKPGGMTSHDVVARIRRLARTRRVGHGGTLDPMATGVLVIGVGRATRLLTYVIGAGKSYTATVRLGQATVTDDAEGDVISTTPAGTLTDEAVRSAFAALTGEIDQVPSAVSAIKIDGQRAYKRVREGESVELPARRVTVSRLDVLAIRRDTPDVVDVDIDVTCSSGTYIRALARDAGLALGVGGHLTALRRTAVGNFTRAEAATLDELEQRAPEVVNLPLDAAAGRFFPRRDASPDEARVLSHGGPLDPAGIAGPYAVFGPGGGLIAIVSERAGRARAEIVLAPA